A genome region from Polyodon spathula isolate WHYD16114869_AA chromosome 19, ASM1765450v1, whole genome shotgun sequence includes the following:
- the LOC121294337 gene encoding C-myc promoter-binding protein-like isoform X8, which produces MMEDKGFRVADYFVVAGLTDSSIPLEEEIHFNDICHKIAKPKAPITDVAVIIKSLGEEVPQGYTCVDTTPTGLSAELNNGSLMGPQIFLCYKRGRDKPPLTDLGVLYEWKERLKQGCHIIQTTPSGRPANISSPSSQRIYVTYRRAPDSMSQTSLAVTDICIIIPSKGETPPHTFCKVDKNLNSSMWGSSVYLCYKKSVAKTNTIAYKAGLICRYPEEDYESFPLPESVPLFCLPMGATIECWPAQTKYPLPVFSTFVLTGSSGEKVYGAAIHFYEPHAQENLSDKQRSQLGLISATDRKPIVSKTIHTNKCICLLSHWPFFDAFRKFLTFLYRYSISGPHVLPIERHVSHFMHKVPFPSPQRPRILVQLSPHDNLILSQPVSSPLPLSGGRFTTLLQNLGPENAITLLVFAVTEHKILIHSLRPAVVTSVTEALVSMIFPFHWPCPYIPLCPLALADVLSAPCPFIVGVDSRYFDLYDPPPDVSCVDLDTNTISHPEDKRALTWKILPKKACKNLMNLLNNIYQELAESQQRPREDGLMELTMSDYDFNSGKSLQTLEMEIQEAFLRFMALILKGYRSYLRPITQAPSEKATDASSLFDLQGFLKSRDRSHQKFYSLMTKTQMFIRFIEECSFVSDKDASLAFFDDCVDKVDLDKLEEMRLIELDESQRSEHTVFITPPELPALPDGEEHPLQYSYNGFPVLILELFDRPDGLLKTPATRLTSKQSSPTSPAPMFRRTKQEIKSAHKIAKKYSSIPQMWSKCLLRHCYGLWFICLPAYVKVCHSKIRALRTAYDVLRKMQVKKLEPPDEVCYRVLMQLCGQYGQPVLAVRVLFEMKKAGVHPNAITYGYYNKAVLESTWPSSTRGGYFLWMKLRNVLLGVVQFRRALKKPPSHPPQTPVSDGSDLDAVSHGSLDSSNDINTAEQASFSTDLIKVDSTDDRSSTGGQSDLGYNSLSKEEVRRGDAATQDGPVEKEDKKESDSSSLSESESVKGSGDSVPQFDCQEAACGFNPTGGIVRVSCPFEAVSESGDTSNDHVAGLMFTTCLEEIGYVQNNSLRKRHKSAVEGSVKEPMSWGDRNRNLSGDTILGLQMNKGGGVETDTRKMAEKLGADIKILANTFQKTMRPNTLDIGNGTHRSKTIKRDSPEKDSSDEDAAFEADKIDSPGIFNLEDLDDELASAGKSVKAAARKPRRVERSSSSSSFTARPVETGFDPLSLFAAQTEQQIEEEEEVRSLSTPSARRELAEEIEMYMNNMSSPLVSRAPSVDLQGSTNDDPTCIQGPSVEEKNSRRSSLPPSSPRAMGLPRSRTYHARTDSKLRDRLWSSPSFSSNSPQRELPPDPEGAVALMSPSSFNLDTLLTPTFDVLKSSMFSAGKGVAEKASKWYSKFATYSTSSKDLNYDRSSISSGGLIDPESSSLMDDDVYSEYEGAASPQGNNIAYVTKGMGQSQTSHDSASKQPHHTGSVLTTGSSFPLPDKSELDSSRYTSNTSIFQNYAMEVLISSCSRCKTCDCLVYDEEIMAGWTADDSNLNTTCPFCGSPFLPFLNIEIRDLRGPGRYFLKYGPSVEEGASTACCTAPNMEIRNSVISPADSDMAMSPKITVQECPDPDSRRACCGCAPAKPIEIPSERKWGVSDSGCAGHPMARSATTFCPLEEDDAHRRNTHSVPTGSLPSRFSDVADLLSFEWRLHNPDPVTVPYLSPLVLWKELESLLENEGDHVITVADFVDHHPIVFWNLVWYFRRLDLPSNLPGLILSSDHCNRGSKVPRNWLSEDSKHVLIQILWDNLKLHQDPGQPFYILWNTHSVKYPMVDAVQKGEEPFSEEFLQSVVKSIQMNDVYRPMSQILEILGKQLGMKRQRSLYREILFLSLVALGKDNIDIDAFDREYKMAYDRLTPSQVKFTHNCDRPPSTGVMECRKTFGEPYL; this is translated from the exons ATGATGGAAGACAAAGGCTTTCGTGTTGCCGATTACTTTGTGGTGGCGGGTTTGACTGATTCATCCATACCACTCGAGGAGGAAATCCACTTCAATGACATCTGCCACAAGATCGCCAAACCCAAAGCCCCGATCACAGACGTGGCCGTCATCATTAAATCGCTAGGAGAGGAGGTGCCACAAGGCTACACGTGTGTGGACACGACCCCAACAGGACTGTCAGCAGAGCTCAACAATGGCAGCCTCATGGGACCCCAGATCTTCCTGTGCTACAAGAGAGGCAGGGATAAACCACCTCTCACTGATCTTGG GGTTTTGTACGAATGGAAGGAAAGACTCAAGCAGGGCTGTCATATTATTCAAACCACTCCTTCTGGCCGCCCTGCTAATATCAGCAGCCCCTCCTCACAGAGGATATATGTTACTTACCGGCGGGCCCCAGACAGCATGTCTCAGACTTCCCTGGCCGTGACAGACATATGTATAATCATTCCAAGTAAAGGAGAGACCCCACCACACACCTTCTGCAAGGTGGACAAAAATCTCAATAGTAGCATG TGGGGCTCGTCTGTGTACCTTTGTTACAAGAAGTCCGTGGCAAAGACCAATACCATAGCATATAAAGCTG GTTTAATTTGCAGGTATCCAGAAGAAGACTATGAATCATTCCCTTTACCTGAATCGGTGCCTCTTTTCTGCCTGCCCATGGGTGCAACGATCGAATGCTGGCCTGCCCAAACCAAATACCCGCTCCCCGTTTTCTCTACATTCGTATTGACAGGGTCTTCTGGAGAAAAG GTGTACGGCGCTGCAATCCATTTCTACGAGCCCCACGCGCAGGAGAACCTCAGTGACAAACAACGCTCCCAACTGGGGCTGATCAGTGCCACCGATCGCAAACCCATTGTCTCCAAAACCATTCACACCAATAAGTGCATATGTCTGCTCTCCCACTGGCCTTTCTTTGATGCCTTTAGGAAGTTTCTGACATTCCTGTACCGATACTCGATCTCCGGCCCTCATGTACTACCCATTGAGAG ACATGTATCCCATTTCATGCACAAAGTTCCTTTTCCATCGCCTCAAAGGCCGAGAATCTTGGTGCAG CTGTCGCCACATGATAACTTGATACTGAGCCAGCCTGTGTCATCGCCATTGCCACTTAG TGGTGGCAGGTTTACTACCCTGCTACAGAATCTTGGTCCTGAGAATGCGATCACGCTGCTGGTGTTTGCAGTCACAGAACACAAGATCCTGATCCACTCGCTCAGGCCAGCCGTGGTCACAAGCGTGACGGAGGCCTTGGTCTCT atgattttccctttccactgGCCCTGCCCGTATATTCCTCTTTGTCCTTTGGCATTAGCAGATGTGCTGAGTGCCCCTTGCCCATTCATAGTGGGGGTCGATTCGAGATACTTTGACCTGTATGATCCGCCGCCAGACGTCAGCTGTGTTGATCTGGACACTAACACGATATCACA TCCTGAAGATAAGAGAGCTTTGACGTGGAAGATTCTGCCAAAGAAGGCTTGCAAAAATCTGATGAATTTGTTGAATAACATTTACCAGGAACTAGCAGAGT CACAACAGAGACCAAGAGAAGATGGGTTGATGGAGTTAACCATGAGTGACTATGATTTTAACTCTGGGAAGAGTCTGCAAACCCTGGAAATGGAGATTCAGGAGGCATTCTTGCGCTTCATGGCGTTGATACTGAAGGGATACCGGTCATACCTTCGTCCCATTACCCAGGCCCCCTCTGAGAAGGCAACTGATGCGAGCTCTCTGTTCGACTTGCAAG GCTTCCTGAAGAGTCGGGATCGCTCTCACCAGAAGTTTTACTCTCTGATGACCAAGACACAGATGTTTATTCGGTTTATTGAAGAGTGTTCCTTCGTCAGCGACAAGGATGCAAGTCTGGCATTTTTCGATGATTGTGTAGATAAA GTGGACCTGGACAAGCTGGAGGAGATGCGTCTGATTGAGCTGGATGAGTCCCAGCGCAGTGAGCACACCGTGTTCATCACCCCCCCTGAGCTGCCTGCGCTGCCTGACGGAGAGGAGCACCCTCTGCAGTACAG CTACAATGGCTTTCCAGTGCTGATCCTGGAGCTGTTTGATCGTCCGGATGGTTTGCTGAAGACCCCGGCTACCAGACTGACCTCGAAGCAGAGCTCTcccactagccctgcacccatgTTCAGGAGGACTAAACAG gaaatcaAGTCAGCCCACAAAATTGCAAAAAAGTACTCCTCCATACCACAGATGTGGTCCAAGTGTCTCTTGCGGCATTGCTATGGCTTGTGGTTCATCTGTCTGCCTGCGTACGTCAAAGTGTGTCATTCGAAGATCAGGGCTCTGAGAACGGCATACGATGTGTTGAGAAAAATGCAAGTCAAGAAACTTGAGCCTCCTGACGAG GTGTGTTACCGTGTTCTGATGCAGTTGTGTGGACAGTATGGTCAGCCAGTTTTAGCAGTTCGGGTTCTTTTTGAAATGAAGAAGGCTGGAGTTCACCCCAATGCTATTACATATGGCTATTATAACAAG GCTGTTTTAGAAAGCACCTGGCCTTCCAGCACTAGGGGCGGCTACTTTCTCTGGATGAAACTGAGAAATGTCCTTCTAGGAGTTGTGCAGTTCAGAAGAGCCTTGAAGAAACCCCCGTCACACCCCCCCCAGACCCCTGTCTCAG ATGGCAGTGACTTGGATGCTGTTAGTCACGGCAGCTTGGATAGCTCTAACGACATTAACACAGCGGAACAGGCTTCGTTCAGCACTGATTTAATCAAAGTAGATTCTACTGATGATAGATCTAGCACAG GTGGTCAGTCTGACCTCGGGTACAACTCTCTGTCGAAGGAGGAGGTGAGGCGTGGGGACGCTGCCACTCAAGATGGTCCAGTGGAGAAGGAGGACAAGAAGGAGAGCGACTCCAGCTCGC TTTCAGAAAGCGAGAGTGTAAAGGGGAGTGGGGACTCTGTGCCTCAGTTTGATTGTCAAGAAGCAGCCTGTGGATTTAACCCTACCGGGGGAATCGTCCGTGTCAGCTGCCCCTTTGAGGCAGTCAGCGAGTCCGGCGACACAAGCAATG ATCATGTTGCAGGACTTATGTTCACCACCTGTTTAGAGGAGATTGGCTATGTTCAAAACAACAGCCTTCGGAAGAGACACAAGAGTGCCGTGGAAGGGAGTGTGAAGGAGCCGATGAGCTGGGGAGACCGGAACCGCAACCTCAGCGGAGACACAATCCTGGGGCTGCAGATGAACAAAGGGGGGGGTGTGGAGACTGACACCAGGAAGATGGCTGAGAAACTGGGAGCCGACATCAAGATCCTTGCAAACACTTTCCAGAAGACCATGAGACCGAACACTCTGGACATTGGAAACGGCACCCACAGGTCAAAAACTATAAAGCGAGACAGCCCGGAGAAGGACTCCAGTGACGAAGACGCGGCTTTCGAAGCTGATAAAATAGACTCACCCGGCATCTTCAACCTAGAGGACCTTGACGACGAGCTGGCCAGCGCTGGGAAGTCTGTGAAAGCAGCGGCTCGGAAGCCACGCAGGGTGGAGaggtccagcagcagcagcagctttacAGCCAGGCCGGTCGAGACAGGCTTCGACCCTCTCTCCCTGTTCGCAGCCCAGACAGAGCAGCAgattgaggaggaggaggaagtgaGGAGCCTCTCCACCCCCTCCGCACGGAGAGAGCTGGCAGAGGAGATTGAAATGTACATGAACAACATGAGCAGCCCCCTGGTCAGCCGCGCCCCCAGCGTGGACCTGCAGGGTTCGACGAACGATGACCCCACCTGTATCCAGGGCCCCTCTGTGGAGGAAAAGAATTCCAGGAGATCCAGCCTTCCCCCAAGTTCCCCCAGAGCTATGGGGCTTCCACGCTCCAGGACCTATCACGCCAGGACAGACAGCAAGCTAAGAGACAGGCTGTGGTCGTCTCCCTCCTTCTCATCAAACAGCCCGCAGAGGGAGCTGCCTCCAGACCCCGAGGGAGCTGTGGCGCTGATGTCCCCGTCGTCTTTTAATCTGGACACCTTACTAACACCCACCTTTGATGTGCTCAAGAGCAGCATGTTTTCAGCTGGGAAAGGAGTAGCAGAAAAAGCCAGCAAATGGTATTCCAAATTTGCTACCTACTCCACATCTTCTAAG GATCTGAATTACGACAGATCTAGCATATCGTCTGGTGGGTTGATAGATCCTGAGTCCTCTTCATTGATGGATGACGATGTCTACAGTGAATATGAAGGGGCAGCGTCCCCTCAAGGAAACAACATTGCGTATGTGACCAAGGGGATGGGACAGAGCCAGACATCTCACGACAGCGCTTCAAAGCAGCCACATCACACGG GTAGTGTACTGACCACAGGATCCAGCTTCCCATTGCCTGACAAGTCGGAACTGGATTCGTCTCGTTACACCAGCAACACCAGTATATTTCAAAATTACGCCATGGAG GTCCTCATTTCAAGCTGCTCGCGCTGTAAGACCTGCGACTGTCTGGTCTATGACGAGGAGATCATGGCGGGATGGACTGCAGACGACTCAAACCTCAACACCACCTGTCCCTTCTGCGGGAGTCCCTTCCTGCCCTTCCTCAACATTGAGATCCGTGACCTCCGAGGTCCCGGCAG gtactTTTTGAAGTACGGCCCATCTGTGGAGGAAGGCGCGTCCACAGCCTGCTGTACGGCTCCTAACATGGAGATCAGGAATTCTGTCATCTCCCCTGCTGACTCAGACATGGCCATGTCTCCTAAAATCACAGTACAGGAATGCCCAGATCCCGACAG taGACGCGCTTGCTGTGGGTGCGCCCCTGCTAAGCCCATAGAGATTCCCTCGGAGAGGAAGTGGGGTGTCAGTGATTCAGGCTGTGCGGGGCACCCCATGGCTCGGAGCGCCACCACCTTCTGTCCACTGGAGGAGGACGATGCCCACCGAAGAAACACCCACAGTGTACCCACAGGGAGCCTGCCCTCCAGGTTCAGTGATGTTGCA GACCTTCTGAGCTTTGAATGGAGGCTACACAACCCAGACCCGGTCACGGTTCCCTATCTCAGTCCTCTCGTACTGTGGAAGGAACTGGAAAGCTTACTGGAAAACGAAGGGGATCATGTGATAACGGTGGCAGACTTCGTGGACCATCATCCCATTGTGTTCTGGAATCTGGTGTGGTATTTCAGACGACTTGATCTGCCCAGCAATTTGCCAGGCTTAATACTGTCCTCTGATCATTGCAACAGAGGGTCAAAG GTTCCTCGAAACTGGTTGTCAGAAGATAGCAAACATGTTTTAATCCAGATTCTGTGGGACAATCTTAAACTACACCAGGATCCAGGACAGCCATTCTATATCCTGTGGAACACACACA GTGTGAAATACCCCATGGTAGACGCTGTTCAAAAGGGAGAGGAGCCCTTCAGTGAAGAGTTCTTGCAGAGCGTGGTGAAGAGCATTCAGATGAACGACGTCTATCGGCCCATGAGTCAAATCTTAGAGATTCTGGGCAAACAACTGGGCATGAAAAGACAGAG AAGCTTATACAGAGAAATCCTGTTCCTTTCTCTGGTTGCCCTTGGAAAAGACAACATTGATATTG atgcATTTGATCGAGAGTACAAGATGGCCTATGATCGTCTGACTCCCAGCCAGGTGAAGTTTACACATAACTGTGATCGTCCTCCCAGTACTGGAGTCATGGAGTGCCGTAAGACCTTCGGAGAACCGTATCTGTAA